A genomic region of Exiguobacterium oxidotolerans JCM 12280 contains the following coding sequences:
- a CDS encoding phytoene desaturase family protein, whose amino-acid sequence MKIGFVGAGVGTLHAALLLTKRYPEIDITIYEKEGRVGGRLASVDFESGGRIDQGPTIVLMPGKLQEQLAEAGLDGVELLRIDPLYDLHFDDGTVVTKLGDVVDQAVAIERQFGEGRGFSEFMHQKSKDYDISVSKFLERSYFRKSELLQPGMLKPLVKMHALETAHDHLKRYFKNKYLRMAYSFPTFYIGGNPYTTPSIYGLIPYREQAEGVWYVKGGYFSLAERMYEVLVERGVRFEFNQSVERVTIQDGQATGIVVGDAEYHYDNVVLNGEFPLMEYLVEGKKPKAYTPSGGTLLLYFKMRGKVNLPVHRFLMPNDLEPLMNSIFHQDELPEHPAVYLFNPSKVDDSLTDCEDSVVYALVPSPRNFNREKFEQHGFIETILTKIESHHPGFRDQIEEMQIRTPQDAKEFGLYEGGSFGIAPTIRQSAALKTQARPYPDIERLYAVGASVHPCGGVPIVMMGATLLVNRMEQEMRWKNEYSDAGIRNV is encoded by the coding sequence ATGAAGATTGGATTTGTAGGTGCGGGCGTCGGGACACTGCATGCGGCGCTCTTATTGACGAAACGCTATCCAGAGATTGATATTACAATCTACGAAAAGGAAGGGCGGGTCGGCGGTCGACTCGCTTCTGTCGACTTTGAGTCAGGCGGTCGGATTGATCAAGGACCGACGATTGTCTTGATGCCTGGAAAATTACAGGAACAATTAGCGGAAGCAGGACTCGATGGAGTCGAATTGTTACGAATCGATCCCCTGTACGATTTACATTTTGATGATGGGACGGTCGTGACGAAACTCGGAGATGTCGTCGATCAGGCAGTTGCGATTGAGCGACAGTTTGGAGAAGGCCGTGGCTTTTCTGAATTTATGCATCAAAAATCAAAGGATTATGACATCAGCGTATCGAAATTTTTAGAGCGGAGTTATTTCCGTAAATCTGAATTGTTACAGCCAGGCATGTTGAAACCATTAGTAAAGATGCATGCACTTGAGACAGCGCATGATCATTTGAAGCGCTATTTTAAAAATAAATACTTGCGAATGGCATACAGTTTTCCGACATTTTACATCGGTGGAAATCCTTACACGACTCCCTCGATTTACGGTTTGATTCCATATCGTGAGCAAGCAGAAGGTGTCTGGTACGTCAAGGGCGGCTATTTCTCTTTAGCTGAGCGCATGTATGAAGTATTGGTTGAACGCGGTGTTCGTTTTGAATTCAATCAGTCCGTCGAACGTGTCACGATTCAGGACGGGCAAGCGACAGGTATCGTGGTGGGTGATGCAGAATATCATTATGATAACGTTGTCTTAAACGGTGAGTTTCCATTGATGGAATACCTTGTCGAAGGGAAAAAACCGAAAGCTTATACGCCTTCTGGTGGAACATTACTCTTGTATTTTAAAATGCGAGGAAAAGTTAATCTGCCGGTTCATCGTTTTTTGATGCCGAATGACTTAGAACCGTTGATGAACTCGATTTTCCATCAAGATGAACTACCAGAACATCCGGCTGTCTATTTGTTTAATCCGAGCAAGGTTGACGATTCGCTAACGGATTGTGAGGATAGTGTCGTCTATGCGTTAGTTCCTTCTCCGCGGAATTTTAATCGGGAGAAGTTCGAACAACACGGTTTTATTGAAACCATCTTAACGAAAATTGAGAGTCATCATCCAGGATTCCGTGATCAAATCGAAGAAATGCAAATCCGAACACCACAAGACGCAAAAGAGTTTGGATTGTATGAAGGGGGAAGCTTTGGCATCGCACCGACCATTCGCCAATCAGCAGCCTTGAAAACGCAGGCACGCCCTTATCCTGATATTGAACGATTATATGCAGTAGGTGCATCCGTCCATCCATGTGGAGGCGTTCCGATCGTCATGATGGGAGCGACATTACTTGTCAATCGTATGGAACAAGAGATGAGGTGGAAAAATGAATACAGTGACGCAGGCATACGCAACGTGTGA
- a CDS encoding class I SAM-dependent methyltransferase, with translation MAQLKEWTKVFRARKWMKRAEPVLPLWHGYIGYKYGLFDVLGAGATQAEAQIRLKQPLTTEALSRWFEVGLAVGHLKKKDLRYTATRHVLPELSKADDRSIGFMLSELMELHLPALFSYPQFLEDGQQKTFNGEEHGDIVAETSALVETVAFPAVRHIIRNENVTSLLDIGCAYGGYLRKIHEALPELRLAGIDIEESVIAEAKRRDTTGEIDFVVGDIKTFEVTETYDGVMMNNILYYFPKEERLRLLEGVRRFVKDDGTVILVTPLRDSEYGAPFSAAFNAFMTLHENLYPLPGKKELTEQLHAAGFENVSITPFLKEGAWYIVTANATS, from the coding sequence GTGGCACAGTTGAAAGAATGGACAAAGGTTTTTCGGGCGAGAAAATGGATGAAGCGAGCGGAACCGGTTTTACCATTATGGCATGGATATATTGGGTATAAATATGGGTTGTTCGATGTCTTAGGTGCTGGTGCAACACAAGCAGAAGCGCAAATACGACTGAAGCAACCGCTCACAACAGAGGCGTTATCGCGTTGGTTCGAGGTTGGTCTGGCAGTCGGACACCTCAAAAAGAAAGATTTACGGTATACGGCAACACGGCACGTCCTTCCAGAACTTTCGAAAGCAGATGACCGTAGTATCGGCTTCATGTTATCAGAACTGATGGAACTTCATTTACCGGCTTTATTTTCTTATCCACAATTTTTAGAGGATGGTCAACAGAAGACCTTTAATGGAGAAGAGCATGGGGACATCGTTGCTGAGACGTCCGCACTTGTCGAAACGGTTGCATTTCCGGCAGTACGTCATATCATTCGAAATGAAAACGTTACGTCCTTACTTGATATCGGATGTGCGTACGGAGGATACTTACGAAAAATCCATGAAGCCTTACCGGAACTCCGTCTGGCTGGAATTGATATCGAAGAGTCTGTCATCGCTGAAGCGAAGCGACGCGATACGACAGGGGAAATTGATTTTGTTGTCGGAGATATTAAAACCTTTGAAGTAACGGAAACATACGATGGTGTCATGATGAACAACATTCTTTACTATTTCCCGAAGGAAGAGCGACTCCGTCTCCTCGAAGGTGTCCGTCGCTTCGTCAAGGACGATGGAACAGTTATTCTTGTCACACCACTTCGGGATAGTGAATACGGGGCGCCGTTCTCAGCTGCCTTTAACGCCTTCATGACGTTACACGAAAATCTATATCCGCTTCCTGGGAAAAAAGAATTGACTGAACAATTACATGCGGCCGGTTTCGAAAATGTATCGATCACACCATTTTTGAAAGAAGGAGCTTGGTATATCGTCACTGCAAACGCCACTTCCTAA
- a CDS encoding carotenoid biosynthesis protein, with protein MAIFQRRLWLFFTVWFVIGLILVGFSLLPPWLEWANAVFLFASGLYAACYLWDVLPKGRFIIPFIFFGSILIESIGVHTGWPFGTYRYESDFGVQLLGVPITIGAAWLSVMGASLAFSKRFPFRYNTLILVPLFAVWLDLAIDPVSANVKSYWLWQDGGLYYDIPTQNFIGWYGTALVFALLMARFEQKPTFTELERNNQYLFLMLHGLFGLTAGVAGLYGVTIISSLALLVYWLTKGGALHAKGAKKQIS; from the coding sequence ATGGCCATATTTCAACGCCGCCTTTGGTTATTCTTTACAGTTTGGTTCGTCATCGGGCTCATTTTAGTCGGATTTTCATTATTACCCCCTTGGCTCGAATGGGCGAATGCCGTTTTTTTATTCGCTTCTGGTCTGTACGCCGCTTGTTACTTATGGGATGTCTTACCGAAAGGACGCTTCATTATTCCTTTTATTTTCTTTGGGTCCATTTTAATCGAATCAATTGGTGTCCACACCGGATGGCCATTCGGGACCTATCGGTATGAATCGGACTTCGGTGTTCAGTTACTCGGTGTTCCAATCACGATTGGTGCAGCTTGGTTGTCCGTCATGGGGGCCAGTCTTGCATTCTCGAAGCGTTTTCCGTTTCGTTACAACACTCTGATCCTTGTCCCCTTGTTTGCTGTTTGGCTCGATTTGGCCATTGATCCGGTCTCAGCGAACGTCAAATCATATTGGCTTTGGCAAGATGGGGGTCTGTACTATGATATCCCAACACAAAACTTTATCGGTTGGTACGGAACAGCACTTGTCTTCGCTCTTTTGATGGCACGATTTGAACAAAAGCCAACGTTCACCGAGCTCGAACGAAACAACCAGTACTTATTTTTGATGCTTCATGGTTTATTTGGACTGACTGCTGGTGTTGCAGGCCTTTATGGTGTGACGATAATCAGTAGCCTAGCATTGCTTGTCTACTGGCTGACGAAAGGAGGAGCACTACATGCAAAAGGCGCAAAAAAACAAATTAGCTGA
- a CDS encoding phytoene desaturase family protein: protein MKHVAIIGAGLGGLSAAISLASKGFKVTVVERNDHIGGKLMPLITEGHRFDFGPNTITMPEVFQSVIRESGADPDDYFQFEKLARHTANHFPDGRTLTFTHGREAMRTEIDRFTNGQLAKNDITGYQEEAAELFRIAKQQFFINIDSYFNFSLLRDMVKVHPFKTIHSLHKSYFKDPQLIQALDRYATYIGSSPFQAPATFALIAHLELNDGVYFTRGGNTAIAEGFARRAQEMGVVFRLGEEVTQIEVTDGLATEIELNHVDYLPVDFVVMNGDLLTQYPRLVSETIRPDFKNPTPSQMEPSISAYVRCIGLTRRIEGLAHHNVFFSSDYEAEFRALFEEHRYAEEPTIYISNSSVTAPEMGEAGDNLFILVNAPATNEGNVIDFDTYDQLINQRLKQFGIDIESDVVFEQRITPTDIEQKFSAYHGSLYGLSSNGTRNAFMRPSNRSKNVHNLFFAGGSTHPGGGSPMVTLSGKLASERIVSSVAQSL from the coding sequence ATGAAACATGTCGCTATCATCGGAGCCGGTTTAGGTGGCTTAAGTGCCGCTATTTCACTCGCTTCAAAAGGATTTAAAGTTACTGTCGTTGAACGAAATGATCATATTGGTGGAAAATTGATGCCGCTGATCACGGAAGGACACCGGTTTGATTTCGGTCCAAATACCATCACGATGCCTGAAGTCTTTCAATCTGTCATTCGGGAGTCGGGAGCAGATCCCGATGATTACTTCCAGTTCGAAAAATTAGCACGCCATACCGCCAATCACTTTCCTGACGGGCGGACCTTAACTTTTACACATGGCCGGGAAGCAATGCGGACGGAAATCGACCGTTTTACGAACGGACAATTAGCAAAAAATGATATCACAGGCTATCAAGAAGAGGCCGCCGAATTATTCCGAATCGCCAAACAGCAATTTTTTATCAATATCGATTCATATTTCAATTTCTCTTTACTACGAGATATGGTCAAAGTTCACCCGTTCAAAACGATTCATTCGCTGCATAAGAGCTATTTCAAGGATCCTCAACTGATTCAGGCACTCGATCGTTACGCGACGTATATTGGTAGTAGTCCTTTTCAGGCGCCCGCGACATTTGCTTTAATCGCTCATCTCGAACTGAATGACGGCGTCTACTTTACTCGTGGCGGAAATACGGCAATCGCAGAAGGTTTCGCACGCCGGGCGCAAGAGATGGGCGTCGTTTTCCGCTTAGGCGAGGAAGTCACACAAATCGAAGTTACGGATGGACTTGCGACAGAAATCGAACTGAATCATGTCGATTACTTACCTGTCGACTTCGTCGTGATGAATGGTGATCTATTGACGCAATACCCGCGTCTCGTTTCGGAAACGATTCGACCCGATTTTAAAAACCCGACACCTAGTCAAATGGAACCTTCGATTTCGGCCTATGTTCGCTGTATCGGGCTCACGCGACGGATTGAAGGGCTTGCCCATCATAACGTCTTCTTCTCATCGGATTATGAAGCAGAATTTCGTGCCCTTTTTGAAGAACACCGTTACGCGGAAGAACCGACTATCTACATTTCAAATTCTTCCGTTACGGCACCTGAGATGGGCGAAGCTGGGGACAACCTCTTTATACTTGTCAACGCACCCGCGACGAATGAAGGCAACGTCATCGACTTCGACACGTATGATCAGTTGATTAATCAACGGCTGAAACAGTTCGGAATCGATATCGAATCGGACGTCGTCTTCGAACAACGCATCACACCGACCGATATCGAACAAAAATTTTCTGCGTATCATGGGTCTCTTTATGGACTATCTTCAAATGGTACACGCAATGCGTTCATGCGCCCAAGCAACCGTTCAAAAAATGTTCACAATTTGTTTTTCGCGGGAGGATCGACCCATCCTGGTGGCGGTAGTCCAATGGTGACGCTTTCAGGAAAACTGGCAAGTGAACGAATCGTGTCAAGTGTTGCCCAATCCCTGTGA
- a CDS encoding lysophospholipid acyltransferase family protein, protein MQKAQKNKLAEQAFHLYLKERLIRKQFHRILYRPDDLPVPGLMLATHGSWWDGMILFHLDQSVLHQNPYVMIDEHGLKRFPFFSRLGAFSIDRDSLKDVKMSLNYAKERLQEGSSVWMFPQGEERHQEERPLQLASGATYLAKAARSVSIFSFYYSFSHEQQPDVYIRTRQIDIPPNRTSNQTEFLTAAMTRLYDDVRFDAMSENVEAYQVLTQRTDPLPVKTERWLKAVRR, encoded by the coding sequence ATGCAAAAGGCGCAAAAAAACAAATTAGCTGAACAAGCCTTTCATCTGTACTTGAAAGAGCGGCTCATCCGCAAACAGTTCCATCGAATATTGTATCGCCCTGATGATTTACCGGTACCCGGTTTGATGCTTGCGACACATGGTTCATGGTGGGACGGGATGATCTTATTTCATCTCGATCAATCCGTACTCCATCAAAACCCGTACGTCATGATTGATGAACATGGCTTAAAACGCTTCCCTTTCTTTTCACGACTCGGTGCCTTTTCCATCGACCGGGACTCCTTAAAGGATGTAAAGATGAGCCTCAACTACGCAAAGGAACGCTTGCAGGAAGGCAGCAGTGTTTGGATGTTCCCGCAAGGCGAAGAACGCCATCAAGAAGAACGACCGCTTCAACTCGCGAGCGGCGCGACTTACCTTGCTAAAGCAGCCCGGTCTGTCTCCATTTTTTCATTTTATTATTCGTTCAGTCATGAACAACAACCGGATGTCTACATCCGAACACGCCAAATCGATATACCACCTAATCGTACTTCAAACCAAACTGAATTTCTAACAGCAGCAATGACTCGCTTATATGATGATGTCCGATTTGATGCAATGTCAGAGAATGTCGAGGCTTATCAAGTGTTGACGCAGCGAACAGACCCGCTTCCTGTTAAAACGGAGCGTTGGCTAAAGGCGGTTCGGCGATGA
- a CDS encoding glycosyltransferase, producing the protein MSMILFIFSLLVCLYTFINLMFLPKLAAPVSPPSLAICIPLRNEERNVVKLLDSLKRALGPNMHVYLYEDRSTDETRNLLLQQTHQDDRFTIIDGIELPSDWAGKVHACHQLSLVAKEDYLLFLDADITLMPDTIPRLYATMRQENASFLSGFPSFPVPTFLGKCLIPMQHVLISQHLPLAFRKVKHPAFAAANGMVVLVERETYLHVGGHQAIQTALVDDLELCRTFKQHGHTTTLVHVAPYVSCDMYATNGEVWQGFLKNVFRGMNDSYFIGSYFLLFYLVQFSLLPAALLFPSWETIGGLALLLLARYRIDRMARIRHVWWLHPFATGLYVLLLATAMIRRARKREITWKGRIYS; encoded by the coding sequence ATGAGCATGATTTTATTCATTTTCTCGCTCCTTGTCTGCCTCTATACGTTCATTAACTTGATGTTTCTCCCTAAACTTGCTGCACCCGTTTCTCCACCGAGTCTCGCAATTTGTATCCCCCTGCGGAACGAGGAACGAAATGTCGTGAAGTTGCTTGATTCGCTCAAACGCGCACTCGGACCGAATATGCATGTCTATCTTTATGAAGATCGCTCAACGGATGAGACACGTAACCTACTGTTGCAACAGACACATCAGGATGACCGCTTTACAATCATTGACGGAATCGAACTCCCCTCAGATTGGGCAGGAAAGGTTCATGCCTGCCATCAATTATCACTTGTCGCAAAGGAAGACTATCTGTTATTTCTTGATGCAGACATTACATTGATGCCGGATACGATTCCTCGACTATATGCGACGATGCGACAGGAAAATGCTAGCTTTTTATCTGGTTTTCCGTCTTTTCCTGTACCGACGTTTTTAGGCAAGTGTTTGATTCCGATGCAACACGTCTTAATTTCGCAACATCTCCCGCTTGCCTTTCGCAAGGTAAAGCACCCTGCTTTTGCCGCTGCGAACGGGATGGTCGTACTCGTTGAACGTGAAACGTATTTACACGTCGGGGGACATCAAGCGATTCAAACGGCACTCGTCGATGATTTAGAGCTCTGTCGGACGTTTAAGCAACACGGTCATACGACGACACTCGTTCACGTCGCCCCTTATGTCAGTTGTGACATGTATGCTACGAACGGTGAAGTCTGGCAGGGATTTCTCAAAAATGTCTTTCGGGGAATGAACGACTCCTACTTCATCGGCAGTTACTTCTTGTTGTTCTATCTCGTACAGTTTTCTTTATTACCAGCTGCCCTCCTCTTTCCGTCTTGGGAGACGATTGGTGGACTTGCTCTGTTGTTGCTCGCACGATACAGGATTGATCGGATGGCGCGGATTCGCCACGTTTGGTGGTTGCACCCCTTCGCAACCGGTCTTTATGTCCTCTTACTTGCAACGGCGATGATTCGAAGAGCTCGGAAACGGGAAATCACTTGGAAAGGTCGGATCTATTCTTAA
- a CDS encoding phytoene desaturase family protein, whose protein sequence is MKQRVAVIGAGPGGLACAMLLAGRGVDVTVYEKQAVVGGRTSRVQVGDYQFDRGPTFLNMPHILENLFTSIGLNLHDYLELKALDPMYTLYFNGGKDQFTMTTDRDRMKQAIEDQFPGNGEGYDRFMAEQALKLGKLMPILQTKHDRLTDYLSPRVLTALPRLSLGRSLYDVLSDYFTSEELKYSFTFQAKYLGMSAWECPGGFSILSYMEHAYGVHHPIGGMNRIPEAMKQAIEDLGGKVHLNAGVDQLILDGKEATGVILESGEHVLYDDVVVGADFAHAMNHLVPEGVLKKWSRPKIDRKKFSCSTFMLYLGVDKRFDAPHHTIYFAEDYEKNVREMTQTLELSEDFSFYVQNPSIIDTTLAPEGKSSLYVLVPVPNNYSDLDWAVEGPKLRRKVLDALEERSPYKGVEAAIEVEEMFTPDDWEAMGVHQGATFNLGHQLTQMMYFRPHNRFEELDHVYLVGGGTHPGSGLPTIFESARITADLLTGEVGVTK, encoded by the coding sequence GTGAAGCAGCGTGTAGCCGTTATTGGAGCAGGACCCGGAGGACTCGCCTGCGCCATGTTGTTAGCAGGGCGAGGAGTAGATGTGACTGTGTACGAGAAACAAGCAGTCGTAGGTGGACGGACATCACGTGTGCAAGTTGGTGATTATCAATTTGATCGAGGACCGACCTTCTTAAATATGCCCCATATTTTAGAAAATCTATTTACGAGCATCGGATTGAATTTACACGATTATTTGGAACTGAAGGCACTGGATCCGATGTATACACTCTATTTCAATGGAGGGAAGGATCAGTTCACGATGACGACGGACCGAGACCGGATGAAGCAAGCAATTGAAGACCAGTTCCCAGGTAATGGAGAAGGTTATGATCGCTTTATGGCGGAACAAGCATTGAAACTAGGGAAGTTGATGCCTATCCTCCAAACGAAGCATGATCGATTGACGGATTATTTATCGCCACGTGTGTTGACGGCGTTACCTCGGCTATCGTTAGGACGCTCGTTATATGACGTATTGTCGGATTACTTTACAAGTGAAGAATTAAAGTATTCGTTTACATTCCAAGCAAAATACCTTGGTATGTCAGCTTGGGAATGTCCAGGCGGCTTTTCAATTCTATCTTACATGGAACATGCTTACGGCGTTCATCATCCGATTGGCGGAATGAACCGCATCCCAGAAGCGATGAAACAAGCAATTGAGGACTTAGGCGGGAAAGTTCATCTGAATGCTGGAGTCGATCAATTGATTTTAGATGGAAAAGAAGCAACCGGTGTTATTCTAGAATCGGGAGAACATGTGTTATATGACGATGTAGTCGTAGGTGCGGATTTCGCTCATGCGATGAATCATCTCGTACCGGAAGGCGTTCTCAAAAAATGGTCCCGTCCGAAAATCGATCGTAAAAAATTCTCATGTTCGACATTCATGTTGTATTTAGGCGTCGATAAACGGTTTGACGCTCCGCATCATACGATTTATTTTGCGGAAGACTATGAAAAAAATGTCCGTGAGATGACACAGACTCTCGAACTTTCAGAAGACTTTTCGTTCTACGTCCAAAACCCGTCAATCATTGACACGACGCTTGCTCCTGAAGGCAAGTCATCTCTATATGTGCTCGTCCCAGTCCCGAATAACTACTCGGATCTTGATTGGGCAGTTGAAGGACCAAAGTTACGCCGGAAAGTCCTCGACGCACTAGAAGAGCGTTCTCCTTATAAAGGTGTGGAAGCTGCAATTGAAGTTGAAGAGATGTTCACACCTGACGATTGGGAAGCGATGGGGGTCCATCAAGGAGCAACTTTTAACTTAGGACATCAATTGACGCAGATGATGTATTTTAGACCACACAATCGGTTTGAAGAATTAGATCATGTCTATCTAGTTGGAGGCGGGACACACCCAGGTAGTGGTCTTCCGACGATTTTTGAGTCCGCTCGTATTACTGCAGATTTGTTGACGGGTGAAGTAGGTGTGACGAAATGA
- the ybaK gene encoding Cys-tRNA(Pro) deacylase, whose translation MSKTNAERLLKQSNVSFESISYPVDLSDLSAQAVSEKIKFPLSSVFKTLVLEDDQKNYLFAVISGEEEVNLKAVARASSAKKVSLVPMKVLESLTGYVRGGVSPVGAKKAFPVFLSDRAVDQPYIIISAGKRGQQIKLSPDDLLEFTSGILYRNR comes from the coding sequence ATGAGCAAAACGAACGCAGAAAGGCTACTGAAGCAGTCTAACGTTTCCTTTGAATCTATTTCTTATCCGGTCGACTTGAGCGATTTGTCCGCTCAAGCCGTCTCTGAAAAAATTAAATTCCCGCTTTCATCGGTTTTTAAAACATTAGTTTTAGAGGACGATCAAAAAAACTACTTGTTCGCTGTCATCTCTGGCGAGGAAGAGGTTAACTTGAAGGCCGTCGCTCGGGCATCTAGTGCGAAGAAAGTGTCCTTAGTTCCGATGAAGGTGTTAGAAAGCCTGACGGGTTACGTCCGCGGTGGCGTTTCTCCGGTCGGAGCGAAGAAGGCTTTTCCCGTCTTCTTATCTGACCGCGCCGTCGACCAACCCTACATCATCATCTCAGCCGGTAAACGGGGACAGCAAATCAAATTGTCTCCGGATGATTTATTGGAATTTACTAGTGGGATTCTCTATCGAAACCGCTGA
- a CDS encoding phytoene/squalene synthase family protein, protein MNTVTQAYATCEETIQNGSKTFYKAFSLLPKQDRLAVYAIYTFCRFLDDAVDESDTPKESLEAFLEEFRLFRAGHPIKKPLWIALADVFERYEMDEMPFLELAEGMRWDIEKNRYQSLEETEQYSYYVASTVGLMLLPILAPGQPELRQSAIELGIAMQLTNILRDVGEDAKRGRIYLPKEWMDEYDVTPHSLLAGTPSGDFVGLWEALALRAEHLYDAASPSFERYPKESRRALKVAALLYRGILDAARDNQYDVFTKRAYVSRWQKMKLLATI, encoded by the coding sequence ATGAATACAGTGACGCAGGCATACGCAACGTGTGAAGAAACGATTCAGAACGGATCAAAAACCTTTTATAAAGCATTTTCGTTATTACCAAAACAAGATCGATTAGCCGTTTATGCCATTTATACATTCTGTCGTTTTTTAGATGATGCCGTTGATGAATCCGACACACCTAAAGAAAGTTTGGAAGCCTTTTTAGAAGAATTTCGTTTATTCCGTGCAGGACACCCTATAAAAAAGCCACTTTGGATTGCACTAGCTGATGTTTTTGAACGGTATGAGATGGATGAGATGCCCTTCCTGGAGCTGGCGGAAGGAATGCGTTGGGACATCGAAAAAAATCGCTATCAGTCACTTGAAGAAACAGAACAATACAGTTATTATGTTGCGAGTACGGTCGGCTTGATGCTGCTGCCGATTTTAGCACCGGGTCAACCGGAACTCCGTCAATCTGCGATCGAGTTAGGCATCGCGATGCAATTAACGAATATTTTACGGGACGTCGGTGAAGATGCAAAGCGTGGCCGAATCTATTTGCCGAAAGAATGGATGGATGAATACGACGTCACGCCACATTCCTTGCTCGCAGGAACGCCGTCTGGGGACTTCGTAGGTCTTTGGGAGGCATTAGCTCTACGCGCAGAGCATCTCTATGATGCAGCAAGTCCTTCGTTCGAGCGTTACCCAAAAGAAAGCCGACGGGCCTTAAAAGTGGCAGCATTGCTTTATCGTGGTATTTTGGATGCGGCACGCGATAACCAATATGATGTTTTTACGAAGCGGGCGTACGTGAGCCGCTGGCAAAAGATGAAGTTACTCGCAACGATTTAA
- the pssA gene encoding CDP-diacylglycerol--serine O-phosphatidyltransferase encodes MMSSIEEVAGGIILWKERVRNSIPNLFTFGNLYCGFLAIVMAARGDFQNATLLIVIAMMLDSLDGRIARMLGVAGDFGKELDSLADVVTFGVAPAMMAYYTYFYDFGEIGLLVAALFPLFGAFRLARFNLSATNVASTYFSGVPITAAGGILAVVTLFSGRMNDLMVPLAFTGLAFLMVSRVKIPSFKDIPVPRHTFVITFTLLYVTYVMIARSNEWSTFWFIAVPLYIAFLLFSFVKRKKQKQH; translated from the coding sequence ATGATGAGTAGTATCGAAGAAGTGGCAGGAGGAATCATTTTGTGGAAAGAACGTGTTCGTAACTCAATCCCGAATCTCTTTACATTCGGGAATTTATATTGTGGTTTTCTCGCAATCGTCATGGCGGCGCGGGGAGATTTTCAAAATGCCACACTGTTGATTGTCATCGCCATGATGTTGGACAGTTTAGATGGTCGGATTGCCCGGATGCTTGGTGTCGCTGGCGATTTCGGGAAAGAACTTGATTCGCTCGCCGATGTCGTCACATTCGGTGTCGCTCCCGCAATGATGGCATATTACACTTATTTTTATGACTTTGGTGAAATCGGCTTACTCGTTGCCGCTTTGTTCCCTTTATTCGGAGCATTTCGCTTGGCACGATTCAACCTTTCAGCAACAAATGTCGCGTCCACCTACTTCTCAGGTGTACCGATTACAGCAGCAGGTGGGATTTTAGCTGTTGTCACGCTGTTTAGTGGACGAATGAATGATTTAATGGTTCCGCTCGCCTTTACGGGACTTGCCTTCTTGATGGTCAGTCGCGTCAAGATTCCGAGTTTCAAAGATATTCCAGTGCCGCGCCATACATTCGTCATCACGTTCACGTTACTTTATGTCACGTATGTCATGATTGCTCGGAGTAACGAATGGTCGACGTTTTGGTTTATCGCCGTCCCCCTTTATATTGCCTTTTTACTCTTTTCATTCGTCAAACGAAAAAAACAAAAGCAACATTAA